Sequence from the Rutidosis leptorrhynchoides isolate AG116_Rl617_1_P2 chromosome 3, CSIRO_AGI_Rlap_v1, whole genome shotgun sequence genome:
CaactaatacaaaaaaaaaaaaaaaaaaaaaaaaaaaaaaaacctaacaaACGAGCCCTGACCAAACTAAATAAACCAAACCAAGTGATTACACCAACAGGGTGAAAACCCCGTTAATGTAGTAAACAAAGTAAATCTAAGGCTATAACAAACGGGAACTTAGAAATCGAATACACTAACAATATATAAAAAGCTAACAAACCCCTAAACGAAACCATCAAATGCCCACCAAATACCTGCCAGAATAGACAACCGGAAATTACACCGTCCACTAATGAGAAACGCACCACAGCCACCACCAAATGCGGGAGCAGGTAGCAAGTAGTGCAAGAAATGTGAACATAAAAATCACCGCAGCCACAACAGGCAAAGAAACAAGGTGGGATAAGGATGTAAAGAATAGGGTAATGAGTAACTTGAGTTAATTGATACAAAGTCCATTTATTGAAAGATATGGCAAGGTTAAAAGATAGATAGGCTTTTGTTGAGTTTGAAGCCAAATTTGTCAAATAAATGCTGctctaacttagtaactttaggcCAGTACTCTAGTCTCAATATATTATCCAATCATACAAATCGTCTAACACTAATCAATTTATCAGTCTCACGTTTTATTAAATGTCAAACATCAAACATCAAACatacatataaaataacaattGCAAAACGTTGCTCATATATCCTGGTAGGTACTTTTATCACCAAAAATGCAAGTTCTTATATTACATTGACAAGATGGCAGGCACGAAACACATGAGAATTCACTAGCGCCTGAAGGATCTCTGATAATACTTGCTAGAAAACTTCACTTTTCATTTGAGAATATGATACCTCGTTTTATCGTTTGCGTTCCGTTCTCCACTTGTATACCGGTCTAGAAGTTGGGCACACAATTTCATCTTCACGAAGCTTTCGCTTTTTACCTTTTTTCTGATCCAAAAGTGCATTTTAGTTTGATAATAACTAATATACGAGCTTattgaataaaataaaataaaaaaaacttaaaaagtaaggacatatataataatatatacctGTAATTCTTGTTTTaatgccatttcataataaactttcTCCAAGTCTTGGACTCTACTTTTCTTGGCCTCAAGCTCTCTGTATGAAGACGCTATCCTCCTGCACATTATGTACTACCAGATTCAAAACGCCAATCTTTCATTAAAGAAACGTTAGAattaaaaacataaattaaataatgCTAAACCAATTGATCAACATAAACATCAGTGGCTGACAAAACTATCTTCGTGAAATTAACAAGGCAAAGCTAAAAGACAGAGCAGATTTCATTTGGATACACATTAAGACAACATCTCATGATGCACACAACTTAAGggtctataaaaaaaaaagattaaagCACTGTGTACTTCCATAAGTAACAACCTTGGAGGCTAAAAATTCCagtaattacaaaaaaaaaaaaaagaaaaaaaaaaaagaaaagacttCAAATATCTGACCCAAATGCATGTTAGTAATAGATCCAGTCACTATAAAACACATCACAGTGATTATATGACTTTCTTTGTCAGCAGATTGGAGAAAAACTCATGCCTTAATTGCTTGTGAACTTAAAGAGTAACATCAAATACACTATTTAGCTTGAACTTCGAATTGATGCAAAtgcaaataaaataaaaataaaaaatattttctTAACTTAGCATTGCATCCATTAAAAGTACATATATGTGAACACGTTACTATACCTTTTAATTTTACCAGGCAAATCATTAGAAGTAGGCAACCCACCAACACTCTTTGTTTCTGATATAATTCTCTCCGCATCCTCCCTACACAAATAaaaaaaactagtgaaatgacccgtggaaccacgggtttgtttaaacgaaacagtttaatgatatgttttaggtattaagtgaacgtaaatgctaaagttatttagtttaatgacccgtggaactacagagtccgactaagaaactcgtcagctgaacatttcatcaaacacctaaaatgataCTATTAAATAACCCACATCTaattataagagataatattgattgtcattttattttaaaaatgtaaattaaaatataaatttagaagttgtttctttctgcctaacttttataccttctcgtactcaattcaaaaaaattaattaaaataattcaaaattatttaattttaataattaaaataattattaataaaatttaataataataattaattaataagatttaataataataattaataaataagatttaattttaattcaaaattatttaaattaatgacatgatccaccatgcttagatttttttctttttatttttgattttttcttaacaaaggaattagcctaataatgacatcatcattttaggattttaatagaaactatagatagatgcATTTTTACTAACAGTATGTGGCACATACCAGACACTAACTAATTATCATAACTAGAGTTAGTTACAATAGAACTCGAACATACTTTTTAGTgcaataacaaataaataaaaaaacaacaaaaagaaagaaAGTAATGACCTGTCTTCAGCATAGTATACATGTTTGTTTGACGGCTGAGAATCAAGTGAGTGCAGCGTAGCAGTTAGCCTTTCGACTTTCTGCATCATAAGAATACTTTAGCTTAAGCAAAATCAAGTAATCCAaaattaatataaacgattactgcATAAATCCACCTTTTTCTCTGATTGAATTTTCTGCAATATATAACCAATATCTTGTGTTTTCATCAACAAGAGTTCTTCTGCAGTGTATTTGTTACCTTCACCCCTGCAGCagcagcatatatatatatatatatatatatatatatatatatatatatatatatatatatatatatatatatatatatatatatatatatatatatatatataacattattaatacTCTTTTGCTACTTCCTTGTTAAATATATATGCCACTGGATAATTAAAAAAAGGTTAATTAAAACATTACGCCTGTTTATGTACTCCGTCCACAGTTTTGGAGTTGATCATCTTAAAATAGAATTCATCTGGATTTCTATCTGCTGCCTTTTCCTTGAGTTTCTGTTATGCAAAGTCACATGAATAATAGTTTTAGCCGTGTCCAGTAACTCGTAATACCAACAACGCAATCACCAACCCAAATAtaggcgcacacacacacacacacacacatatatattataccTGCAAGTAATCCTCCTTTTTATGGTAAGCCTTTGCACGCACAACATAGTCCTTGTGCTTCTCGAGAAACCCAAATCTTTTCCTTTCTTTTCTGAAGGCAAGTAACCATTATAGCAATGTGAGAAACTAATACTCCAATAATGAACTGAGAGAATTTTTTGAAGGAGAGAAATTGAAAAATAGCATGTCAAGTATCATAGCCACTCACGGTTGAGCTCGTTCTTTGTGGGCCCGTCGATGAACTGCATTCCTTAGGGATGACATTTTGAAGAATTGGGAAACAGTCGGCTGCTGATAAAAAACAAGAACAAACTTGCATTAATTGAAGAAGGGAAGCTAAAAGCTTACATTTATGTAGTCTTTTATCAGTGTACTCACTTATACAAGTTACTAAGCTAGCTTACAATATTGATAGACGTCATATGGAATGAACTAGGCTCATACCTATTGCTCAATTCAATTAACCTGAACAGATTTAGGAACACTAATGGGACACACTAACACAAGTACATGTAACTAAAACATATAGTACTAATACGGCTATACACAAGCCGCAAGCGCCTGTGCGGGTACACACACTTTACAATTTTTTATACTTTGATATGCATAATAATAAGTTTATTATTTAATAAATGCATATTATATGATCAAACCAGCACATAACAAGCTCAGTACATTagtataataattaataaacaaaCACAGAGTTAATTGACTGAAAAATTGAGCAGTACAACTATATGTTACT
This genomic interval carries:
- the LOC139897737 gene encoding probable U3 small nucleolar RNA-associated protein 11, with translation MSSLRNAVHRRAHKERAQPKERKRFGFLEKHKDYVVRAKAYHKKEDYLQKLKEKAADRNPDEFYFKMINSKTVDGVHKQAGEGNKYTAEELLLMKTQDIGYILQKIQSEKKKVERLTATLHSLDSQPSNKHVYYAEDREDAERIISETKSVGGLPTSNDLPGKIKRRIASSYRELEAKKSRVQDLEKVYYEMALKQELQKKGKKRKLREDEIVCPTSRPVYKWRTERKR